A DNA window from Primulina eburnea isolate SZY01 unplaced genomic scaffold, ASM2296580v1 ctg675, whole genome shotgun sequence contains the following coding sequences:
- the LOC140821656 gene encoding uncharacterized protein, whose translation MADFDYHWHCDPSLQGWSHQYPPQFCPDFVNQPFEQQEERSAHLDEIIAQWKKMVNSLCFIDEQIELLMQPVSEINQEDEAIFVDQLMTNQEEEFFEESICKDEAEVELEESLCKDEAEVELEEEEFFEESIRKDEAEVKLEDLEEHKSKDLNSYMVLTYIPPADSLFPSTQTQEYYILYELYHGLDCSSPNNQFLPSVVGATSLQCQYHAKLEGTHNQDPYVISYDTYYGRKPLFEGCFSII comes from the exons ATGGCAGATTTCGACTACCACTGGCATTGTGATCCTTCACTGCAGGGTTGGAGTCACCAATATCCTCCACAATTTTGCCCCGATTTTGTAAACCAACCATTTGAGCAACAAGAAGAGCGTAGTGCACATTTAGATGAAATCATAGCCCAGTGGAAGAAGATGGTCAACTCTTTGTGTTTCATCGATGAACAGATTGAGCTTCTAATGCAACCAGTGTCCGAAATCAACCAAGAGGACGAAGCGATTTTTGTCGATCAATTAATGACCAATCAG GAAGAAGAATTCTTCGAGGAATCTATATGCAAAGATGAGGCAGAAGTGGAGTTGGAAGAATCCCTATGCAAAGATGAGGCAGAAGTGGAGCTGGAGGAAGAAGAATTCTTCGAGGAATCCATACGCAAAGATGAGGCAGAAGTGAAGTTGGAGGATTTAGAAGAACACAAGTCGAAGGATTTGAACTCATATATGGTCTTAACATATATTCCACCAGCAGATTCTTTATTTCCATCAACGCAAACTCAAGAATATTACATCCTTTACGAGCTTTATCATGGATTGGATTGTTCTTCCCCTAATAATCAATTTTTGCCAAGTGTTGTTGGAGCGACGAGCTTACAATGTCAATATCATGCCAAGCTTGAGGGCACACATAATCAAGACCCATATGTAATATCGTATGATACTTACTATGGGCGGAAGCCGCTATTTGAAGGCTGCTTCTCCATTATCTAG